A single genomic interval of Candidatus Omnitrophota bacterium harbors:
- a CDS encoding Smr/MutS family protein, whose product MAKLKLDLHDIFNKSGAIEAELNRVINEAMEKRIALVEIIPGKGSGQLKKHVLRFLAEPRIKKLYHRIEKDDKNFGRVFVHFRH is encoded by the coding sequence ATGGCAAAACTAAAATTAGACCTTCATGATATCTTCAATAAATCCGGAGCGATCGAGGCGGAGCTCAATCGCGTCATTAACGAGGCCATGGAGAAGAGGATAGCCCTGGTGGAGATAATCCCGGGAAAGGGAAGCGGGCAACTGAAGAAGCATGTACTGCGCTTTTTAGCCGAACCCCGCATAAAGAAGCTCTACCACAGGATAGAGAAGGACGATAAGAATTTCGGAAGGGTTTTCGTGCATTTCAGACATTGA
- a CDS encoding SIMPL domain-containing protein (The SIMPL domain is named for its presence in mouse protein SIMPL (signalling molecule that associates with mouse pelle-like kinase). Bacterial member BP26, from Brucella, was shown to assemble into a channel-like structure, while YggE from E. coli has been associated with resistance to oxidative stress.) — MEGGNFLKNSQIIVLGVCIAAATIISSVILSGGFLKVMKFTREQISVTGSATKEIRSDYIVWVGEFTRREIDLKAAYKGLREDLDKVKAYLKSKNVSENEIIISQVITETVYRKNEKGNDTNDIEGYRLTQNVQIRSNDVDKIAVVSRESTELIDQGVQFTSTAPEYFYTKLDELKIEMLAKATENAKQRAESMVKSTGNKIGFMRSAKMGVFQITPITSTDVSDWGMNDTTSLDKKVMAVVTVNFGIE, encoded by the coding sequence ATGGAAGGCGGGAATTTTTTAAAGAATTCACAGATCATAGTTTTGGGCGTTTGTATCGCGGCGGCAACGATCATTTCGAGCGTTATTTTATCGGGCGGGTTCCTGAAGGTGATGAAATTTACCAGAGAACAGATATCGGTGACCGGTTCAGCTACAAAGGAGATCAGGAGCGACTATATCGTATGGGTGGGAGAGTTTACGAGGCGGGAGATCGATCTGAAAGCGGCGTATAAAGGCCTTCGGGAAGACTTGGATAAGGTGAAGGCATATCTTAAGTCCAAGAATGTAAGCGAGAATGAGATAATCATTTCTCAGGTCATTACGGAAACCGTTTACAGGAAGAACGAGAAGGGAAATGATACCAACGATATCGAAGGGTACCGTTTAACGCAGAATGTCCAGATCAGATCGAACGATGTCGATAAGATAGCGGTTGTTTCACGGGAATCGACGGAACTGATAGACCAGGGTGTTCAATTCACATCCACCGCCCCGGAGTACTTCTATACCAAGCTCGACGAGCTTAAGATCGAAATGCTCGCGAAGGCCACGGAGAACGCGAAGCAGCGCGCGGAGAGCATGGTAAAGTCCACCGGCAATAAGATCGGATTTATGCGCTCAGCCAAGATGGGCGTCTTCCAGATAACGCCCATCACCTCTACGGACGTATCGGATTGGGGGATGAACGATACGACGTCCCTCGATAAGAAGGTGATGGCTGTGGTGACGGTGAATTTTGGGATTGAGTAG
- a CDS encoding DUF4062 domain-containing protein, translating into MKHKIFISSVQKEFQAERKALRDYIYYDVLLSRFFEIFLFESLPASGHHPDRAYIDGVKNSDIYLGLFGDQYGDIDKKGMSPTHREFLSAKLSGKPRFIFIKGTDDKLRDPRMCALIKTAGTQVIRRRFQSTTELISSVYASLVNYLAAKDLLRSGPFDAAACQNASLKDLSAEKIRRFVRIARGARGFPLRENAPAREVLEHLNLLRKGKPTNAAILLFGKEPQRFLISSEVKCAHFHGTEVCKPIPFYQVYKGTVFETTDQALNFVLSKIDLAVGTRAKSMQAPVEYEIPPDVLREAIVNAVAHRDYTSNGSVQVMLFSDRFEVSNPGSLPPSLTLDKLRKPHNSVPANPLLAESLYLAKYIERMGTGTRDMIQDCRNAGLAEPGFSLTDGFVTTVYRKPGRAYEAVGGKQQLDVPTQSPTQSTDPVVRLLQMLRIKEMAAGKLRLSLNIKHRPTFRANYIDPALLSGYIEYTIPDKPNSRLQKYRLTKRGAEHLSKQGEK; encoded by the coding sequence ATGAAACATAAGATATTTATCAGCAGTGTTCAGAAGGAATTTCAGGCTGAGCGTAAAGCGCTGAGAGACTATATCTATTATGATGTGTTGCTCAGCCGATTTTTCGAAATCTTCTTGTTTGAAAGCTTGCCTGCCAGCGGCCATCATCCGGATAGAGCTTATATAGATGGGGTAAAGAATAGCGATATTTATCTTGGGCTTTTTGGCGACCAATACGGTGATATAGATAAGAAAGGCATGTCTCCAACGCATAGAGAATTTTTATCGGCAAAGCTGTCGGGAAAACCGAGGTTTATTTTTATCAAAGGAACCGACGACAAGCTCCGGGATCCAAGAATGTGCGCCTTGATTAAAACGGCGGGAACACAGGTGATTCGCCGTAGATTTCAAAGTACCACCGAGCTTATATCCTCCGTCTATGCCAGCCTGGTGAACTATCTGGCGGCCAAAGACCTTCTTCGATCCGGCCCATTTGATGCTGCCGCTTGCCAAAACGCATCCCTTAAGGATCTTTCCGCGGAAAAAATAAGGAGATTTGTCAGGATAGCGCGAGGAGCCAGGGGATTTCCATTAAGAGAAAATGCTCCTGCAAGAGAAGTGCTGGAACATTTAAACCTTCTCAGAAAAGGTAAGCCTACTAACGCCGCCATTCTTCTTTTTGGAAAAGAGCCGCAACGCTTTTTGATCTCATCCGAGGTCAAATGCGCGCATTTTCATGGCACGGAAGTTTGCAAACCTATCCCCTTTTATCAGGTATATAAAGGAACCGTGTTTGAAACAACTGATCAGGCGCTCAACTTCGTCTTGTCAAAAATAGATCTCGCTGTCGGTACAAGAGCAAAAAGCATGCAAGCCCCGGTCGAGTATGAAATACCTCCCGATGTATTGAGGGAAGCCATTGTTAATGCAGTGGCACATCGGGACTATACGAGTAACGGAAGTGTTCAGGTAATGCTCTTTTCTGATAGATTTGAAGTGTCAAATCCGGGCTCATTGCCGCCATCGCTCACTTTAGACAAGTTGCGCAAGCCCCACAATTCTGTTCCGGCAAATCCGCTGCTCGCGGAATCGCTTTACCTTGCCAAATACATCGAGCGCATGGGTACAGGGACAAGAGATATGATTCAGGATTGTAGAAATGCGGGGCTTGCGGAGCCGGGATTTAGTCTTACAGACGGGTTCGTAACTACGGTTTACCGTAAGCCTGGCCGTGCTTATGAAGCCGTGGGTGGTAAACAGCAGTTGGATGTACCGACCCAGTCACCGACCCAGTCGACCGACCCAGTCGTTCGACTCCTGCAGATGTTGCGAATAAAAGAAATGGCTGCTGGTAAATTGCGTTTAAGCTTAAATATCAAACATCGGCCGACATTTCGCGCAAACTATATTGATCCGGCGCTTCTGTCAGGATACATTGAATATACCATTCCCGATAAACCCAACAGCCGCTTGCAGAAATACCGCCTGACTAAAAGAGGCGCGGAACATTTAAGTAAACAGGGTGAGAAATAA
- a CDS encoding ORF6N domain-containing protein: MDKSEPFKNVENRIFRIRGKRVMLDRDLAEFYEVKTYQLRQRVKKNITRFPKDSMFRLTRQELLRCQAGRPNESVRRSLPYAFTGQGFAMLSTVLNSKRAILVNIQIIRESTGLLR; encoded by the coding sequence ATGGATAAATCGGAACCATTTAAAAATGTCGAAAACAGAATATTCCGGATAAGAGGTAAGAGAGTAATGCTGGATCGGGACCTGGCAGAGTTTTATGAAGTCAAAACTTATCAATTAAGGCAGCGGGTAAAAAAGAATATAACACGATTTCCTAAAGATTCTATGTTTAGACTGACAAGGCAAGAATTATTGAGGTGCCAAGCTGGCAGACCTAACGAGAGTGTCCGCAGATCGTTACCTTATGCGTTTACCGGACAGGGCTTCGCGATGCTTTCCACTGTTTTGAATAGTAAGCGCGCTATTTTAGTAAATATTCAGATTATACGCGAATCTACGGGCTTATTGAGATAG
- a CDS encoding helix-turn-helix transcriptional regulator produces MISRRIKELRKKSEWSQQKLAEKAGVSYNTITKIEQGAATMPTIQTMIKIADAFGVSLDELVGRK; encoded by the coding sequence ATGATATCACGCAGAATAAAAGAGCTAAGGAAGAAGTCCGAATGGTCTCAGCAGAAATTAGCTGAAAAGGCCGGCGTGTCCTACAATACAATCACTAAAATCGAGCAAGGTGCGGCAACTATGCCCACAATTCAGACAATGATAAAGATAGCGGATGCTTTCGGTGTTAGCCTGGATGAATTAGTCGGGCGCAAGTGA
- a CDS encoding DEAD/DEAH box helicase family protein produces MNFKSLQLKKAYNSDEDDIIANFYVPALESAIQYKRLTGYFTSSSLAVAACGILGLLDNGGTMQVITSPQFSSNDIELIKKHALSLDALVGDKLLNELKDVRDDFIKDHLFALGWMLANKRLEIKVAVLLDENNCPIDQTRINEHGIFHQKVGILTDREGNIITFSGSINETGAGWAGNDEEFKVFRSWCEDERPWIDDDIRKFNRYWDNAANRVQILSLPLAVEKELIKIAPDEYPKINLARWYKSKAKKKELFLYQKNAIEKWDANGKVGIFEMATGTGKTFTALGCVERVLSSDKKIAIIISCPYNHLVQQWKREIEAFGLNYDKLIIVDGTNASWKKEMHEQLAYLSMYGSKPLIIITTHRTLSSAPFRAIIGKVPANKYFLIADEVHGIGAEVNRKGLLAEYGYRLALSATPKRWFDDIGTDVIYKYFKNTVFEFSLKDAIAKINPLTGQSYLCPYYYSPRFVSLTEFELEQYIKITFRIINLLKKKTGDEDESRLSILFIQRANIIKNAANKYSVLKDVLEEIKKRDPTFYGTIVYTSPQQIREAQRIVNEYDLQTHTFTVKESAQPHKKLNNFSEREIILDKFAKGDYQVLMAMKCLDEGVDIPPARNVILMSNSKNPREYIQRIGRVIRQYPGKKEAYIYDLIVKPSKELIPKELRTFENKIYAKELERCEEIAKTAQNGPSALRDLYK; encoded by the coding sequence ATGAATTTTAAATCGCTTCAATTAAAAAAAGCATATAATTCAGATGAGGATGACATAATTGCCAATTTTTATGTTCCCGCATTGGAATCAGCAATTCAATATAAAAGGCTTACGGGTTATTTTACATCATCAAGTCTTGCTGTAGCAGCGTGCGGGATTTTAGGACTGCTGGATAATGGCGGGACAATGCAAGTTATAACATCTCCACAGTTCAGCTCGAATGATATAGAGTTAATAAAAAAGCATGCTCTATCTCTAGATGCATTAGTAGGTGACAAATTATTAAATGAACTTAAAGATGTGCGTGATGATTTTATTAAAGACCATTTATTTGCTCTCGGATGGATGCTGGCAAATAAACGGCTAGAAATAAAAGTGGCTGTTTTACTTGACGAGAACAACTGCCCTATTGACCAAACGAGGATTAATGAGCATGGTATTTTCCATCAAAAGGTAGGAATCCTTACTGATAGAGAAGGGAATATTATTACATTTAGCGGATCAATTAATGAAACTGGAGCAGGGTGGGCTGGGAATGATGAAGAATTTAAGGTGTTTCGAAGCTGGTGTGAAGATGAGCGCCCATGGATTGATGATGATATCCGAAAATTTAATAGATATTGGGATAACGCTGCGAACAGGGTACAGATATTGAGCTTGCCACTTGCTGTAGAAAAAGAGCTGATTAAAATAGCTCCTGATGAGTATCCAAAAATTAACTTAGCAAGATGGTATAAAAGCAAAGCCAAGAAAAAAGAATTATTTTTATATCAAAAAAATGCCATTGAAAAATGGGATGCAAATGGAAAAGTTGGAATATTTGAGATGGCAACTGGTACAGGCAAAACCTTTACTGCGCTTGGATGTGTAGAGCGAGTATTGAGTAGCGACAAGAAAATAGCCATTATTATTTCATGTCCATATAATCATCTTGTTCAACAATGGAAACGTGAAATAGAGGCTTTCGGCCTTAATTATGATAAGTTAATTATTGTTGATGGTACAAATGCTTCTTGGAAAAAAGAGATGCATGAACAGCTTGCCTACTTATCTATGTATGGGTCCAAGCCGCTCATAATTATTACAACTCATAGGACCCTTTCATCAGCACCATTTCGGGCTATCATAGGAAAAGTGCCTGCTAACAAATATTTTTTAATTGCTGATGAAGTGCATGGAATTGGGGCAGAGGTTAATAGAAAGGGGTTACTTGCAGAATATGGTTATCGCCTAGCATTAAGTGCTACGCCTAAGCGATGGTTTGATGATATAGGGACCGACGTTATTTATAAATATTTCAAAAATACTGTTTTTGAATTTAGCTTGAAAGATGCAATAGCTAAGATAAATCCATTAACAGGTCAATCATATTTATGTCCCTATTATTATTCTCCTAGATTTGTTTCATTAACCGAATTTGAGCTCGAACAATATATTAAGATCACGTTCAGGATAATAAATTTACTAAAGAAAAAAACGGGCGATGAAGACGAGTCGAGGCTCAGTATACTATTTATTCAAAGGGCAAATATAATAAAGAATGCAGCTAATAAATATAGCGTTCTTAAGGATGTCTTGGAGGAGATAAAAAAGAGAGACCCTACCTTTTACGGTACGATTGTTTATACGAGTCCACAGCAGATAAGAGAGGCCCAGAGAATAGTTAATGAATATGATTTGCAGACACATACATTTACGGTGAAAGAAAGTGCCCAGCCACATAAAAAGCTTAATAATTTTTCTGAACGAGAAATTATTTTAGACAAATTTGCAAAAGGGGACTACCAGGTCTTAATGGCTATGAAATGTCTTGATGAAGGAGTTGACATTCCGCCTGCAAGAAATGTAATCCTTATGTCGAATAGTAAAAATCCTAGAGAATACATTCAAAGAATTGGTCGTGTGATTCGGCAATATCCTGGTAAGAAAGAAGCGTACATTTATGACTTAATAGTAAAACCATCAAAAGAGTTAATTCCAAAGGAATTAAGAACCTTTGAGAATAAAATATACGCAAAAGAGTTAGAACGATGTGAAGAAATAGCGAAGACAGCACAAAACGGCCCTAGTGCCCTACGTGACCTATATAAATAA
- a CDS encoding AAA family ATPase, whose amino-acid sequence MRIEKIVFKNYRQLRDLQILFEKTPNDLHVFVAQNGAAKTNILNGINWCLYDEEPHLSKESEALPKLNLNVIQESKIGSEQSICVQLYVRATDKRLFICSRTQRFKINENTEIGAAKKLPWLSSVDFAVTRMEPDGNSCIYHGEEAQQWVERFVPRNIREFYFFDGERLDTYFKDATAKNIYLTVNKISGSDDLRSIHRKLSIIKDEIARFLGRSNPAVERINEELNNTRGSIGSKIGEKEKCQVAINEADYEISQLDEKVKNSPDVQTLKNKLDDLEKRRVDKEALQLRKQKEKRNILFDYGKISFYWPLIVKMNELIREKETKKEMPPPIDEDILIKALRVGVCELCERDLDDKSRQHIDKLVYRFHTINEVAQQLKHVKDPLYDIEKKSMLYKKTVSDLTLIIKDYNTDLDKIESEITDIKNKLQGHDLEEVKTWYSKLKTYKEARDFNKEKLGGLKQEIDRLEKEAAKLERALEEEARKQSEVKEAETKLRFISAALGVIDEVVKNVAKSIKNKIEEATNVLFKNMMWKKNTYEKIYIDDDYNINVMHVDGYRSFGSMSGAEGEALALSFTLALHKISGFEGPLLIDTPVARVDDDNRKNMGNVLLSISSQKQVILLFTPVEYTGSIKTVLELKTNNKYKLVMDGSERETKMEAL is encoded by the coding sequence ATGAGAATTGAAAAAATAGTTTTTAAAAATTATCGGCAATTGCGTGATCTACAAATACTTTTTGAAAAAACGCCCAATGATTTGCATGTTTTTGTTGCGCAAAACGGAGCAGCAAAGACCAACATCTTAAATGGTATAAATTGGTGTCTCTATGATGAGGAGCCTCACCTGTCAAAAGAATCTGAGGCTTTGCCTAAACTTAATCTGAATGTCATACAGGAGTCTAAAATTGGTAGTGAGCAGAGCATATGCGTTCAATTATATGTAAGAGCCACGGACAAACGATTATTCATCTGTAGTAGGACGCAACGTTTTAAAATAAATGAAAATACCGAAATTGGCGCAGCGAAAAAGCTACCTTGGCTAAGTTCTGTAGATTTTGCTGTAACAAGGATGGAGCCAGATGGGAATAGCTGCATTTACCACGGAGAAGAGGCGCAGCAATGGGTTGAAAGATTTGTGCCGCGCAATATCCGGGAGTTCTATTTTTTTGATGGAGAAAGACTGGATACGTATTTTAAAGATGCAACGGCAAAAAATATTTATTTAACAGTAAATAAAATATCTGGGTCAGATGATTTGAGAAGTATTCATCGAAAACTAAGTATAATTAAAGACGAGATTGCGAGGTTCTTAGGGCGTAGTAATCCAGCTGTCGAAAGGATAAACGAAGAGCTAAATAACACCAGAGGTTCAATTGGATCAAAAATAGGAGAGAAAGAGAAATGCCAAGTGGCGATAAACGAAGCCGACTATGAAATATCGCAGCTAGATGAAAAAGTAAAAAATTCGCCAGACGTTCAAACTTTAAAAAATAAACTAGATGACCTTGAAAAGCGCAGGGTGGATAAAGAAGCACTCCAATTAAGAAAACAAAAAGAAAAAAGAAACATTTTATTTGACTATGGGAAAATCTCATTCTACTGGCCTCTAATTGTGAAAATGAATGAACTAATTAGAGAAAAAGAAACAAAAAAAGAAATGCCTCCTCCAATTGACGAGGATATTCTAATCAAAGCCCTGAGAGTAGGTGTTTGTGAATTGTGCGAAAGAGATTTGGATGACAAATCACGACAGCATATTGATAAACTAGTGTACAGATTTCATACAATAAACGAAGTTGCTCAACAATTGAAACATGTAAAAGATCCCCTTTATGATATCGAAAAGAAGTCCATGCTTTATAAAAAAACGGTATCTGATTTAACGCTTATAATCAAAGATTACAATACAGACTTAGACAAGATTGAATCTGAAATAACCGATATTAAAAATAAACTACAAGGGCATGATCTGGAGGAAGTCAAGACATGGTATAGTAAGCTTAAAACTTATAAAGAAGCGCGAGATTTTAACAAAGAAAAATTAGGAGGTTTAAAACAAGAAATTGATAGGCTTGAAAAAGAAGCAGCTAAACTAGAAAGAGCCCTTGAGGAAGAAGCGAGAAAACAAAGTGAGGTAAAAGAAGCAGAAACTAAGCTTAGATTTATATCGGCAGCGCTAGGTGTGATTGATGAGGTTGTTAAAAATGTAGCTAAGAGTATTAAAAATAAAATAGAAGAAGCGACAAATGTGTTATTTAAAAATATGATGTGGAAAAAAAATACATATGAAAAAATTTATATAGACGATGATTATAATATTAATGTAATGCATGTAGATGGATATCGGAGTTTTGGGTCAATGAGCGGAGCCGAGGGTGAGGCCTTGGCGTTATCATTTACTTTGGCGCTTCACAAGATTTCTGGCTTTGAAGGGCCTCTATTAATAGATACGCCAGTTGCTAGAGTTGATGATGACAATCGAAAAAACATGGGCAATGTGTTACTCTCAATCAGTTCTCAAAAACAAGTCATACTTCTTTTTACACCAGTTGAATATACTGGAAGTATAAAGACTGTGCTAGAACTCAAAACGAATAATAAGTATAAATTGGTGATGGATGGCTCAGAAAGAGAAACCAAAATGGAGGCCTTGTAA
- a CDS encoding DUF4263 domain-containing protein — protein MIKIKYKLAKKRIPPMLWDEYVHIAKSEYETLLNKQESGEAVFHKFFERHPSFIPGGCDLDDGSGHAPYALSLISKPGLSGSFERIPDFLWLASYSGVFHPIFIEIESPGKRVFNVDGSATKKFNQAVDQLRYWKIWIEEPSNISILMKKFGLDKTYLADNKFVPKFLLIYGRRAEFTSNKMRKKLREEFLCGIGTIRSYDGLIPSHKCKDCFSVKITENGYEAIEVMPTIEICPASADSYSLITGKDQAIKKNKYISKARKEFLIDRFKYWDNWVISTPSSARGVFNGRDVE, from the coding sequence ATGATTAAAATCAAATATAAACTAGCTAAAAAAAGAATCCCACCAATGTTATGGGACGAATATGTCCACATAGCAAAAAGTGAATATGAAACGCTCCTTAACAAACAAGAATCGGGCGAAGCAGTTTTTCATAAATTCTTTGAACGGCATCCCTCCTTTATTCCTGGAGGATGTGACCTTGATGATGGCTCGGGGCATGCGCCGTATGCGCTGTCTTTAATTTCAAAACCAGGGCTATCTGGATCCTTTGAGAGAATACCTGATTTTTTATGGCTGGCTTCTTATTCGGGAGTTTTTCATCCTATATTCATCGAAATAGAATCGCCAGGTAAGAGGGTTTTTAATGTGGACGGTAGCGCAACGAAAAAATTTAATCAGGCCGTGGATCAGCTACGCTATTGGAAAATATGGATAGAAGAGCCTTCTAATATTAGCATTTTAATGAAAAAGTTCGGATTAGATAAAACATATTTAGCAGACAACAAGTTTGTGCCGAAATTTCTCCTGATCTATGGCAGGCGTGCCGAGTTTACGTCTAATAAAATGCGAAAGAAGCTAAGGGAAGAGTTTCTGTGTGGCATAGGGACGATTAGAAGTTATGACGGGCTCATACCTTCACATAAGTGTAAAGATTGTTTTAGCGTTAAAATTACTGAGAATGGGTATGAGGCTATAGAGGTAATGCCTACTATCGAAATCTGTCCGGCGTCCGCGGATAGTTATAGCCTTATTACTGGTAAGGATCAGGCTATAAAGAAAAATAAATATATATCAAAGGCAAGAAAGGAATTCCTGATAGATCGTTTCAAATATTGGGATAATTGGGTTATATCGACACCTTCCAGTGCGCGGGGCGTTTTTAATGGAAGAGATGTTGAGTGA